Proteins found in one Acomys russatus chromosome 31, mAcoRus1.1, whole genome shotgun sequence genomic segment:
- the Atp8b3 gene encoding phospholipid-transporting ATPase IK translates to MDDVHLGEDLDDNGREFTWEVKANDRTYHKQFKKKGFLCWRQKKYKTNAIHTAKYNFFSFLPLNLFEQFRRVSNLYFLFIIILQSIPEVSTLPWFTLFAPLVCLLMIRATRDLVDDIGRHRSDKIINNRPCQILKGKSFLWKKWKNLCVGDVVCLSKDSIVPADLLLLASTEPSSLCYVETADIDGETNLKFRQALTVTHHELTSPKKMASFHGTVTCEEPNSRMHHFVGSLEWNNRKYPLDIGNLLLRGCKIRNTDTCYGLVVYAGLDTKIMKNCGKIHLKRTKLDLLMNKLVVMIFMSLVMVSLLLTCGFNFMVKEIKSKHFYLSILYVRSEAMESFFIFWGFLILLSVMVPMAMFIIAEFIYLGNSFFINWDVSMYYEPLDMPAKARSTSLNDQLGQVQYIFSDKTGTLTQNIMTFKKCCINGCIYDSDDEHGTLRKLNPYAWNRFADGKFQFYNEELEYIVRSQEDKLVREFWRLLALCHTVMVQEKDNQLLYQAASPDEEALVTAARNFGYVFLSRTQDTITLVELGEERVYQVLAMMDFNSVRKRMSILVRKPEGSICLYTKGADTVILERLRKKGPIETTTEEVLAAFAEQTLRTLCLAYKEVSEDAYKVWEPEHREAALLLQNRAQALHQVYNKMEQNLQLLGATAIEDKLQDGVPETIKCLKKGNIKIWVLTGDKPETAVNIGFACQLLSENMLILEDKDINLLLENYCNGIDQQREFKVMIHHNVALVINGEFLDQLLLSLRKEPRALVQNAVVDEVTEEQGMSAMDFLQARRISQFWKNFGPSRGPSQSAASKIHESPEVRRERAFVDLASRCQAVICCRVTPKQKALVVALVKKYQQVVTLAIGDGANDVNMIKTADIGVGLAGQEGMQAVQNSDYVLAQFCYLQRLLLVHGRWSYMRICKFLRYFFYKTVASMMAQIWFSLFNGFSAQPLYEGWFLALFNLLYSTLPVLYIGLFEQDVTAEKSLKMPELYVAGQKEELFNYGIFLQAIGHGILTSLINFFITLLACHDMSKFGSSSDYQSFGVLVALSGLLSITLEVTLIIKYWTLLCVGSIVLSLGSYVLMTSLTQSLWLYRISPKTFPFLFADYNVFSQPYSLLVILLNVTLNTLPILACRTIHRTVVLKLRPKKEEEVPSEEVAIEPAMRHLRRGIPARRSSYAFSHREGYASLITQGTILRRPTGELDGGDRGGESQNESEEDLPSLRKESLFNPRRISFLAKKRLQHFGRGSQEEVHNVGTQTVEDQTTLHLDSYAPGIKKAPASTSTTLGSLQVSSSEDQTFHTVPSHYTLVSQPEHLDFRSLSLRGPPWKGSVSPSRLEVPTNH, encoded by the exons ATGGATGATGTTCACCTTGGGGAAGACCTAGATGATAATGGCAGAG AGTTCACCTGGGAGGTAAAAGCCAATGACAGGACCTACCACAAGCAGTTCAAGAAGAAGGGCTTCCTGTGCTGGAGGCAGAAGAAGTACAAG ACCAACGCCATCCACACAGCCAAATACaacttcttctccttcctgcctctgaacCTGTTCGAGCAGTTCCGTCGCGTGTCCAATCTCTACTTCCTTTTCATCATCATCCTGCAG AGCATCCCTGAGGTCTCCACGCTGCCCTGGTTCACGCTTTTTGCACCTCTGGTCTGCCTGCTTATGATCCGGGCCACCCGTGACCTCGTGGATGACATC GGTCGGCACAGGAGCGATAAGATCATCAACAATAGGCCCTGTCAGATCCTGAAGGGGAAGAG CTTCCtctggaagaaatggaagaatctGTGTGTGGGGGATGTGGTGTGTCTCAGCAAAGACAGCATCGTCCCG gccGACTTGCTGCTGCTGGCCAGCACGGAGCCCAGTAGCCTGTGCTATGTGGAAACTGCGGACATCGACGG GGAGACCAACCTGAAGTTCAGACAGGCTCTGACAGTCACACACCATGAACTTACTAGCCCGAAGAAAATGGCTTCCTTCCATG GTACAGTGACTTGCGAGGAACCCAACAGCCGGATGCATCACTTTGTGGGGAGCCTGGAATGGAACAACAGGAAGTACCCACTGGACATCGGGAACCTCCTCCTGCGTGGCTGCAAGATCCGcaacacagacacctgctatGGACTGGTCGTCTATGCTG GCTTAGATACAAAGATCATGAAAAATTGTGGGAAGATTCACCTGAAGAGGACCAAGCTGGACCTGCTGATGAACAAGCTTGTGGTTATG ATCTTCATGTCTCTGGTGATGGTGTCCCTGTTGCTAACATGTGGCTTCAACTTCATGGTGAAAGAAATCAAATCCAAACACTTCTACTTGTCGATACTGTACGTGCGCTCGGAGGCCATGgagtctttcttcattttctgggGCTTCCTCATCTTGCTCAGCGTTATGGTGCCCATGGCCATGTTCATCAT CGCCGAGTTCATCTACTTAGGCAACAGCTTCTTCATCAACTGGGACGTGAGCATGTACTACGAGCCCCTGGACATGCCGGCCAAGGCCCGCAGCACCAGCCTCAACGACCAGCTGGGCCAGGTGCAGTACATCTTCTCAGACAAGACCGGTACCCTGACGCAGAACATCATGACCTTCAAAAAGTGCTGTATCAATGGCTGCATCTATG ATTCAGATGATGAACACGGGACACTCCGGAAG CTGAACCCATATGCCTGGAACCGATTTGCTGATGGCAAATTCCAGTTTTACAATGAGGAGCTGGAATACATTGTGCGAAGTCAGGAGGACAAACTAGTGCGAGAGTTCTGGCGCCTGCTGGCCCTCTGCCACACCGTCATGGTACAGGAGAAAGACA ACCAGCTGTTGTACCAGGCCGCCTCCCCTGATGAGGAGGCACTGGTCACCGCTGCCCGGAACTTTGGCTACGTGTTTCTGTCCCGGACCCAGGACACCATCACCCTGGTGGAGCTGGGGGAGGAGCGGGTCTACCAGGTTCTAGCCATGATGGATTTCAATAGCGTTCGCAAACGGATGTCCATATTGG TCCGGAAGCCAGAGGGGTCCATCTGCCTCTACACCAAGGGTGCTGACACAGTAATTTTGGAGCGTCTTCGTAAGAAGGGTCCCATAGAGACCACCACAGAGGAAgtcttggct GCCTTTGCAGAGCAGACCCTGCGCACCCTGTGCTTGGCCTACAAGGAGGTGTCGGAGGACGCCTACAAAGTCTGGGAACCGGAGCACCGGGAGGCCGCCCTCCTGCTGCAGAACCGCGCGCAGGCCCTGCACCAGGTGTATAATAAGATGGAACAGAACCTCCag CTGCTGGGCGCCACGGCCATTGAAGACAAACTGCAGGACGGCGTTCCTGAGACCATCAAATGCCTCAAGAAGGGGAACATTAAAATATGGGTGCTGACCGGGGACAAGCCAG AGACAGCGGTGAACATCGGCTTCGCGTGCCAGCTGCTGTCGGAGAACATGTTAATTCTGGAAGATAAGGACATCAA TCTTTTACTGGAGAACTACTGTAACGGAATAGACCAACAGAGAGAGTTCAAGGTGATGATTCACCACAACGTAGCCTTGGTCATCAACGGAGAATTCTTG GACCAGCTGCTTCTGTCCTTGCGCAAGGAGCCCCGAGCCCTGGTCCAGAACGCAGTTGTGGATGAGGTCACCGAGGAGCAGGGTATGTCCGCCATGGACTTTCTCCAGGCGCGGAGGATCTCACAGTTTTGGAAAAACTTTGGGCCCTCCCGGGGACCGTCCCAATCAGCCGCCAGCAAGATCCACGAGAGCCCGGAGGTGCGACGGGAGAGagcctttgtagacctggcttcCCGGTGCCAAGCTGTCATCTGCTGCAGGGTGACCCCCAAGCAGAAGGCCCTGGTGGTGGCATTGGTGAAGAAATACCAGCAGGTGGTGACGCTGGCCATCGGGGATGGAGCCAACGACGTGAACATGATCAAGA CTGCGGACATCGGCGTGGGGCTGGCGGGTCAGGAGGGCATGCAGGCCGTACAGAACAGCGACTACGTGCTGGCCCAGTTCTGCTACCTGCAGCGGCTGCTCCTTGTGCACGGGCGCTGGTCCTACATGCGCATCTGCAAGTTCCTGCGTTACTTCTTCTACAAGACGGTGGCCAGCATGATGGCCCAGATATGGTTTTCCCTATTCAACGGCTTCTCCGCGCAG CCCCTGTATGAAGGCTGGTTCCTGGCTCTCTTTAACCTGCTGTACTCCACACTCCCAGTCCTGTACATTGGTCTCTTTGAGCAG GACGTGACTGCTGAGAAGAGCCTAAAGATGCCTGAGTTGTACGTGGCCGGCCAGAAAGAAGAGCTGTTCAACTACGGCATCTTCCTGCAAGCTATCGGCCACGGCATCCTCACATCCCTCATCAACTTCTTCATAACGCTTTTGGCCTGTCACGACATGTCCAAGTTTGGCAGCTCGAGCGACTACCAGTCCTTTGGGGTACTGGTGGCATTATCTGGCCTGTTGTCCATCACCCTAGAG GTCACTCTTATTATTAAGTACTGGACGTTGCTGTGCGTGGGCAGCATTGTGCTCAGTCTCGGCTCGTACGTCCTCATGACAAGTCTCACTCAGAGCCTGTGGCTGTACAGGATCTCGCCAAAGACCTTCCCATTCCTCT TTGCTGACTACAATGTGTTCAGCCAGCCCTACAGCCTGCTGGTAATCCTGCTCAATGTGACCCTGAACACGCTGCCCATCCTGGCCTGCCGCACAATCCATAGAACTGTCGTCTTGAAACTGCGCCCCAAG aaggaagaggaggtcccAAGCGAAGAAGTGGCCATTGAGCCAGCCATGAGGCATCTTCGTCGCGGGATCCCAGCTCGCCGGTCCAGCTATGCCTTCTCCCACCGCGAGGGCTACGCGAGTCTTATTACCCAGGGCACCATCCTTCGCAGGCCGACTGGGGAGCTGGACGGAGGCGACAGAGGTGGCGAGTCCCAGAACGAATCTGAGGAAGACTTACCCTCGCTGCGCAAGGAGTCGCTGTTTAACCCACGGAGGATCTCATTcttggccaagaagagacttcagcACTTTGGGAGGGGGTCCCAGGAGGAAGTCCACAATGTGGGCACTCAGACAGTGGAGGACCAGACCACTCTTCACTTGGACAGCTATGCTCCCGGCATTAAGAAGGCCCCTGCCAGCACAAGTACCACCTTGGGGTCACTTCAGGTGTCCTCTTCTGAAGATCAGACCTTCCACACCGTGCCGTCCCACTACACGCTGGTGAGCCAGCCGGAACACTTGGACTTTAGGTCCTTGTCTTTGAGGGGTCCCCCCTGGAAGGGTTCCGTCTCTCCCAGCCGCCTAGAAGTCCCCACGAACCACTAG